A region of uncultured Carboxylicivirga sp. DNA encodes the following proteins:
- a CDS encoding SDR family oxidoreductase, which produces MELNVKNKVAVITGGSGILCSAMAHGLATKGVKTAILNRNQESADKVAKGIEDATGSKSIGISADVLNKESLVKALEIIHNELGTIDYLINGAGGNSASATTQAEMITEENISDLEKTFYGLQMEGFDNVFDLNFKGTLLPSLIFTKDMLEKRNGVVINISSMNSYTPLTKIPAYSAAKAAINNFTQWMAVHFAQTGIRVNAIAPGFFLTNQNRFLLVDEQTQSPTPRGQKIINNTPMGRYGDAEELAGTLLYLVSDWSKFVTGVVVPVDGGFSAFSGV; this is translated from the coding sequence ATGGAATTAAATGTAAAAAACAAAGTAGCGGTAATTACCGGCGGTTCAGGAATACTCTGTTCTGCCATGGCACATGGTTTAGCCACTAAAGGAGTTAAAACAGCCATTTTAAATCGTAATCAGGAGTCAGCTGATAAGGTTGCCAAAGGAATTGAAGATGCAACAGGTTCTAAATCAATTGGTATCTCTGCCGATGTTTTAAACAAGGAATCACTTGTAAAAGCATTGGAAATCATCCACAACGAATTAGGCACCATCGACTATCTGATAAACGGTGCAGGAGGAAACTCTGCTTCAGCCACAACACAGGCTGAGATGATTACAGAAGAAAACATTTCTGACCTTGAAAAAACCTTTTATGGTTTACAGATGGAAGGTTTCGATAATGTATTCGATCTTAATTTCAAAGGGACACTCCTACCCTCTTTGATTTTTACAAAAGATATGCTGGAGAAAAGAAACGGGGTTGTCATCAATATTTCTTCGATGAACAGTTATACACCATTAACCAAAATCCCGGCATATTCTGCAGCTAAGGCTGCTATTAACAATTTCACGCAGTGGATGGCAGTTCATTTTGCTCAAACAGGAATCAGAGTTAATGCCATTGCCCCTGGTTTTTTCTTAACTAACCAAAATCGCTTTTTGTTGGTTGATGAGCAAACTCAATCGCCAACACCTCGCGGACAGAAAATTATTAATAACACACCTATGGGACGCTACGGTGATGCAGAAGAACTGGCAGGAACCTTATTATATTTGGTTTCCGACTGGTCCAAATTTGTTACCGGCGTTGTTGTTCCCGTTGATGGAGGTTTCAGCGCCTTTAGTGGCGTTTAA
- a CDS encoding MFS transporter, protein MTNYRWAICALLFFATTINYLDRQVLSLTWKDFIAPEFHWTDSDYGNITALFSIFYAIGLLVAGRFVDWMDTRKGFLWAIGVWSVGAVLHAFCGIATSGIVAGEWFVGFEGALHAIEKVKDVGLIVSVSVTLFIFARFVLAIGEAGNFPAAIKATAEFFPKKDRAYATSIFNAGATVGALAAPISVPVIAHYFGWEMAFIVIGVLGFIWMGFWVFMYKKPNEHPKVNAAELAYINQDEEVIKEHSVDTEKAGNKIGFWNSFKYKQTWAFIVGKFMTDGVWWFYLFWTPAYISDVYGLTSDTTMAQVLLFVLYAITLLSIIGGWLPTYFVDKKGMNPYAGRMKSMLIFAFFPLLALLAQPLGAYSYWFPIIIIGIAGAAHQAWSANIFSTIGDMFPKSSIATITGIGGMAGGIGSAMINKGSGLLFDFADESKMRLFGFEGKPSGYLIIFSICAVAYLIGWVIMKSLVPHYKPIVVE, encoded by the coding sequence ATGACAAACTACAGATGGGCAATCTGTGCACTGTTGTTCTTTGCAACAACAATCAATTACTTAGACAGGCAGGTTCTGTCGTTGACATGGAAGGACTTTATTGCACCTGAATTCCACTGGACAGATTCAGACTATGGTAATATTACCGCATTGTTCTCCATATTTTATGCTATCGGACTTTTAGTAGCCGGTCGATTTGTCGACTGGATGGATACTAGAAAAGGATTCCTTTGGGCTATTGGAGTATGGTCTGTAGGTGCCGTACTACATGCATTCTGTGGTATTGCTACATCAGGTATCGTGGCAGGAGAATGGTTTGTAGGATTCGAAGGAGCGCTGCATGCAATAGAAAAGGTAAAAGATGTTGGACTCATAGTCAGTGTAAGTGTGACCCTCTTTATTTTTGCGCGTTTTGTGCTGGCCATTGGTGAAGCAGGTAACTTTCCGGCAGCTATTAAAGCTACTGCAGAATTCTTTCCGAAGAAAGACCGTGCTTATGCAACCAGTATTTTTAATGCCGGTGCTACTGTAGGTGCTTTAGCAGCTCCTATTTCAGTGCCTGTTATAGCTCATTATTTTGGATGGGAAATGGCATTTATAGTAATCGGTGTGCTTGGTTTTATCTGGATGGGATTCTGGGTATTTATGTATAAAAAACCAAATGAGCATCCAAAAGTAAATGCTGCTGAGTTAGCTTATATCAACCAGGATGAAGAAGTGATTAAAGAACATTCTGTTGATACAGAAAAAGCCGGAAATAAAATTGGCTTCTGGAATAGCTTTAAGTATAAGCAAACATGGGCTTTCATCGTAGGTAAGTTTATGACTGATGGTGTTTGGTGGTTCTATTTATTCTGGACTCCAGCATATATCAGTGATGTATATGGATTAACCTCAGATACTACCATGGCCCAGGTGTTGTTATTTGTTTTGTATGCTATCACACTATTATCAATCATTGGTGGTTGGTTACCAACTTATTTTGTTGATAAAAAAGGAATGAACCCTTATGCGGGACGAATGAAGTCAATGTTAATCTTTGCCTTCTTCCCACTGCTTGCTTTGTTGGCTCAACCATTAGGAGCTTATTCATACTGGTTCCCTATCATCATCATTGGTATTGCCGGTGCTGCACACCAGGCCTGGTCGGCTAACATCTTCTCTACCATTGGTGATATGTTCCCAAAATCATCCATTGCTACTATTACAGGTATTGGTGGTATGGCCGGAGGTATCGGTTCTGCAATGATTAATAAAGGATCAGGTCTTTTATTTGATTTTGCAGATGAATCTAAAATGAGATTATTCGGATTTGAAGGAAAACCATCTGGTTACCTGATTATCTTCTCAATTTGTGCGGTTGCCTACCTTATTGGATGGGTTATAATGAAATCATTAGTTCCACATTACAAGCCAATCGTTGTTGAATAA
- a CDS encoding sugar kinase codes for MSIQLKNNCKYALVVPTSMGVRITPPNGQPVYSSDQFTMYATSAETNVASIASYLGLPVKVLTKFVQGSPIAEFIKSNLKGRHMDFEGPEVPQGGPWGYRHQFNIADSGYGSRGPRVQNDRAGEVGRTLSVKDFDIEKLFGQDGVQIVHLSGLIAALSPETSEFCLELARAAKKHGTRIAFDLNYRATFWKGREKELGEIFSEIASVSDILVGNEEDFQLCLGIEGPEAGGEGLQSKIDSFKEMITRVKATYPGASIFATTLREVISTNQHLWGAIMLEDTNWHVIEPRQITVLDRIGGGDGFVGGLLYGVLKEMPAEKAMQFGWASGALATTFLTDYAQPADEAMVWSVWEGNARVQR; via the coding sequence ATGAGTATACAATTGAAAAACAACTGCAAATATGCTCTGGTAGTACCCACCAGTATGGGTGTTCGCATTACTCCACCAAACGGCCAGCCCGTTTACAGCAGCGATCAATTTACCATGTATGCCACCAGTGCCGAAACCAATGTAGCAAGCATTGCTTCTTACCTGGGTTTACCGGTAAAAGTATTAACAAAGTTTGTTCAGGGAAGCCCCATTGCTGAGTTTATTAAAAGCAACCTCAAAGGCCGTCATATGGACTTTGAGGGGCCGGAAGTACCTCAGGGAGGGCCATGGGGATACCGTCATCAGTTTAATATTGCTGATAGCGGATATGGTTCACGCGGACCACGTGTACAGAACGACCGTGCCGGTGAAGTAGGTCGAACATTAAGTGTGAAGGATTTTGATATTGAAAAATTATTTGGTCAGGATGGTGTACAGATTGTACATCTTTCAGGCTTGATAGCTGCCCTTTCGCCTGAGACCAGTGAATTTTGCCTTGAATTGGCAAGAGCAGCAAAAAAACACGGAACACGAATTGCTTTTGACTTAAATTACAGAGCTACATTCTGGAAAGGTCGTGAGAAAGAATTAGGAGAGATATTTTCAGAGATTGCATCTGTTTCCGATATTTTAGTGGGTAACGAAGAAGATTTCCAATTATGCCTGGGAATTGAAGGACCCGAAGCAGGTGGCGAAGGATTACAATCAAAAATTGATAGTTTCAAAGAAATGATCACCCGTGTTAAAGCAACTTATCCGGGCGCATCCATTTTTGCCACAACTTTGCGCGAAGTAATCAGCACCAACCAACATCTTTGGGGCGCTATTATGTTGGAGGATACCAACTGGCATGTTATTGAACCACGTCAGATTACGGTTTTGGATCGTATCGGTGGCGGAGATGGTTTTGTGGGTGGCTTACTTTATGGTGTTTTAAAAGAAATGCCAGCTGAAAAAGCTATGCAGTTCGGATGGGCCTCCGGAGCCCTGGCAACTACCTTCCTTACCGATTATGCTCAACCAGCTGACGAAGCTATGGTATGGAGTGTCTGGGAAGGAAACGCAAGAGTTCAACGTTAA
- the gnd gene encoding decarboxylating NADP(+)-dependent phosphogluconate dehydrogenase — MKNLSDIGLVGLAVMGENLVLNMESKGFTVSVFNRSTEKVDNFLANRGKDKNIRGAHTLEEFVASIERPRKIMLMIKAGPAVDTTIESILPYLEKGDVLIDGGNTHFPDTNRRTKYLQEKGILYIGTGVSGGEEGALLGPSIMPGGSKEAWPLVKPIFQAIAAKVEDGSPCCDWVGEDGAGHFVKMVHNGIEYGDMQLITEAYQIMKDMLGMSADEMHEVFKEWNTGDLDSYLTEITRDILAFKDEDGSPLVDKILDTAGQKGTGKWTGVAALDLGIPLTLIGEAVFSRCLSAIKEERVAASKILSGPTPSFTGDKKQLIDDLRDALFASKIVSYAQGYALMRAAAEEYGWELNYGGIALMWRGGCIIRSVFLGKIKEAFDNNNELSNLLLDPYFKEKVEKAQAGWRRVAAAALTNGIPAPALTTALNYFDGYRCERLPANLLQAQRDYFGAHTYERIDKPRGEFFHTNWTGRGGDTASTTYNV; from the coding sequence ATGAAAAATTTATCAGACATAGGATTAGTTGGATTGGCTGTAATGGGCGAAAACCTGGTTCTAAACATGGAAAGCAAAGGATTTACTGTAAGTGTTTTCAACCGCTCAACCGAAAAAGTAGATAACTTTCTAGCCAACCGTGGTAAAGATAAAAATATCAGGGGAGCACATACCCTTGAAGAATTTGTTGCGTCAATTGAACGTCCACGTAAAATCATGTTGATGATTAAAGCAGGACCAGCAGTCGATACGACCATCGAATCGATTCTTCCTTATCTCGAAAAAGGAGATGTTTTAATTGATGGAGGTAACACTCATTTCCCTGATACTAACCGACGCACTAAATATCTCCAGGAAAAAGGTATTCTTTATATCGGAACCGGTGTATCTGGTGGTGAAGAAGGAGCATTATTAGGCCCTTCCATCATGCCTGGTGGTTCGAAAGAAGCATGGCCTTTGGTGAAACCTATTTTCCAGGCTATTGCAGCTAAAGTTGAGGATGGCTCACCATGTTGCGACTGGGTAGGTGAAGACGGAGCCGGTCACTTTGTAAAAATGGTTCACAACGGTATTGAATACGGTGATATGCAGTTAATTACCGAAGCCTATCAGATTATGAAAGATATGTTGGGTATGTCGGCTGATGAAATGCATGAAGTATTTAAAGAGTGGAACACAGGTGATCTGGATAGTTATCTGACTGAAATTACCCGTGATATTCTTGCATTTAAAGATGAAGATGGATCTCCATTAGTAGATAAAATTCTGGATACTGCAGGACAAAAAGGAACCGGCAAATGGACTGGCGTTGCAGCCCTTGACCTGGGTATTCCATTAACCTTGATTGGTGAAGCTGTATTCTCTCGCTGTTTATCAGCTATTAAAGAAGAAAGAGTTGCTGCATCAAAAATATTAAGCGGACCAACACCATCATTCACTGGCGATAAAAAACAATTGATCGACGATCTACGTGATGCTCTCTTTGCATCTAAAATTGTATCGTATGCACAAGGGTATGCCTTGATGCGTGCTGCTGCAGAAGAATACGGATGGGAATTAAATTACGGAGGTATTGCTTTGATGTGGAGAGGCGGATGTATTATTCGCTCTGTTTTCTTAGGTAAGATTAAGGAGGCATTCGATAATAACAACGAACTTTCTAACTTGTTACTGGATCCTTACTTTAAAGAAAAAGTTGAAAAAGCACAGGCGGGTTGGAGAAGAGTAGCTGCTGCTGCCTTAACTAACGGTATTCCGGCTCCTGCTTTAACAACTGCCTTAAATTATTTTGACGGATACAGATGTGAACGTTTACCTGCCAACCTGCTACAGGCTCAGCGCGACTATTTTGGCGCTCATACTTATGAAAGAATTGACAAGCCTCGTGGCGAATTCTTCCATACTAACTGGACAGGAAGAGGTGGTGATACGGCATCGACGACTTATAATGTATAA
- a CDS encoding lactate racemase domain-containing protein translates to MIYYQKGSENTVLSDADLKKGLFEALTKLGNKEKVLAIPPDYTRFHSKAGELTTFTYEYFGDKLKDVLPALGTHAAMTAEEINHMFQDVPASLFRVHDWRNDIVTVGEIPAEYVSEATEGLVNYTWPAQVNKLLLDGGHDLILSIGQVVPHEVIGMANYNKNIFVGTGGSEGINKSHFVGAAYGMERIMGRTQSPVRQLLNYASDNFTNHLPIIYVLTVIGKDDSGKSVTRGLFIGDNVKVFELAAALSLKVNFKMVEQPLKKVVVYLDPSEFKSTWLGNKSVYRTRMALADNAELIVLAPALKEFGEDATIDQLIRKYGYCGTPATLKAIEENDDLKNNLGAAAHLMHGSSEGRFSITYCPGHLTKDEIESVNFKYAPLDEMIARYNPEKLVDGFNTLPDGEEIYYISNPAMGLWAHPDRFKD, encoded by the coding sequence ATGATTTACTATCAAAAAGGATCGGAAAATACAGTACTCAGTGATGCAGATTTGAAAAAAGGTTTGTTTGAAGCCTTGACAAAACTGGGTAACAAGGAAAAAGTACTGGCAATTCCTCCCGATTATACAAGATTTCATTCCAAGGCCGGTGAACTAACAACCTTCACTTATGAGTATTTTGGCGATAAGCTAAAAGATGTTTTACCTGCTCTTGGAACACATGCAGCAATGACTGCAGAAGAAATCAACCATATGTTTCAGGATGTTCCGGCATCGCTCTTCAGAGTGCATGACTGGCGAAACGACATTGTAACGGTTGGAGAGATTCCTGCCGAATATGTTTCTGAAGCAACAGAAGGACTGGTTAACTATACCTGGCCAGCACAGGTAAATAAATTATTACTTGATGGCGGACATGATCTGATCCTATCCATTGGTCAGGTGGTTCCTCACGAAGTAATAGGAATGGCTAATTATAACAAAAACATATTTGTAGGTACAGGAGGATCTGAAGGCATCAACAAAAGTCATTTTGTGGGAGCAGCTTATGGTATGGAACGGATCATGGGTCGTACGCAATCTCCAGTTCGCCAATTGCTGAACTACGCTTCAGATAATTTTACTAATCACCTGCCTATCATCTATGTTTTAACAGTAATAGGTAAAGACGACAGTGGCAAATCAGTCACTCGTGGATTATTTATAGGAGATAATGTTAAAGTTTTTGAATTGGCTGCAGCATTATCCTTAAAGGTTAATTTTAAAATGGTTGAACAACCGCTTAAAAAAGTGGTTGTTTACTTAGATCCGTCTGAGTTTAAAAGCACATGGCTAGGTAATAAAAGTGTGTATCGAACCAGAATGGCCCTGGCAGACAATGCCGAATTAATTGTACTGGCACCAGCACTAAAAGAATTTGGTGAAGATGCTACCATTGATCAGTTAATTCGCAAATATGGCTACTGCGGAACTCCTGCAACTTTAAAAGCCATCGAAGAAAATGATGATTTAAAAAACAACCTAGGTGCTGCCGCTCATTTAATGCACGGAAGTAGCGAAGGACGTTTCTCAATCACCTACTGCCCAGGCCATTTGACAAAAGATGAGATTGAATCTGTAAACTTTAAATATGCTCCTCTGGACGAGATGATAGCTCGATATAATCCGGAAAAGTTAGTAGATGGATTCAATACACTACCTGATGGAGAAGAAATTTATTATATTTCCAATCCGGCTATGGGTCTTTGGGCTCACCCAGATCGATTTAAAGATTAA